The Metabacillus litoralis genome contains a region encoding:
- a CDS encoding tRNA (mnm(5)s(2)U34)-methyltransferase, with protein sequence MKLKRILPFAKQLLEEAINEGDIVVDATIGNGHDTVFLAQLVGEQGHVFGFDIQEQALLNTVERLKTNDLQERVTLSQQGHHFIQSVIPEEKHGLISGAMFNLGYLPGGDPSIVTNYETTISAIKQLLHVMKPEGMIVIVIYHGHPEGKIERDELMSFVERIDSSVAHVLKYQFINKQNNPPYIVAIEKC encoded by the coding sequence ATGAAGTTAAAACGTATATTGCCTTTTGCCAAACAATTATTAGAAGAAGCAATAAATGAGGGAGATATTGTTGTTGATGCTACAATTGGAAATGGTCACGATACTGTCTTTCTAGCACAACTCGTCGGAGAACAAGGACATGTTTTCGGCTTTGATATTCAAGAACAGGCTCTTCTCAATACAGTGGAACGACTCAAAACAAATGACCTTCAAGAAAGAGTCACACTTTCTCAACAAGGACACCACTTTATTCAATCAGTTATACCTGAAGAAAAGCACGGGCTTATAAGCGGGGCTATGTTCAATCTAGGTTATTTACCAGGTGGAGATCCTTCTATTGTTACGAATTATGAAACAACAATATCAGCTATTAAACAGCTTTTACATGTGATGAAACCTGAAGGGATGATTGTCATTGTTATTTATCACGGTCATCCTGAAGGAAAGATAGAACGAGATGAGCTTATGAGCTTTGTAGAAAGAATCGATTCAAGTGTAGCTCATGTTCTAAAATATCAATTTATAAACAAACAAAATAACCCACCATATATTGTTGCAATTGAAAAATGCTAG
- a CDS encoding tetraprenyl-beta-curcumene synthase family protein gives MTVPQHPIRLMTKVYKEIFPITHFYIKHWKEKAESIPNRELRLQALNSIQEKEFHCEGGAILSMISGQHKQQCIEFIVAYQTISDYLDNLCDRSTSLDPVDFRMLHQSMLDALSCGAPCKNYYQFREDQNDGGYLHDLVQTCQNVLSDLQHYPLISKYLLELSNYYCDLQVHKHVKKDERVSRLEDWFERHRGNVPQMEWYEFSACTGSTLGIFCLVAYAFQEGFEENQAKQIMESYFPYIQGLHILLDYLIDQEEDKQGGDLNFCSYYSSEEVMIKRLEYFVEKADTHLKGIPHENFHRLINRGLLGVYLSDDKVASRKELNKLAKRLIKLGGLTSFFFYFNGRAYRTIQKFPWKKSS, from the coding sequence TTGACAGTACCCCAGCATCCGATTAGGTTAATGACTAAGGTTTATAAAGAAATATTTCCCATCACCCATTTTTATATCAAACATTGGAAAGAGAAGGCAGAGAGCATACCGAATAGGGAATTAAGATTACAAGCATTAAATAGTATTCAGGAAAAAGAGTTTCACTGTGAAGGTGGAGCCATTTTATCAATGATTTCAGGTCAGCATAAACAACAATGCATCGAATTTATTGTTGCTTATCAAACAATAAGTGATTATCTAGATAATCTTTGTGATCGTAGTACTTCTCTAGATCCTGTTGATTTTCGCATGCTTCATCAGTCTATGTTAGATGCTTTATCATGTGGTGCTCCATGTAAAAATTATTACCAATTCAGGGAAGATCAGAATGATGGTGGCTATCTACATGATTTAGTTCAAACATGTCAAAATGTTTTATCGGACCTACAACACTATCCTTTGATATCAAAGTATTTACTAGAATTATCAAATTATTATTGCGATCTTCAGGTACATAAGCATGTTAAAAAGGATGAACGAGTGTCACGCCTTGAGGACTGGTTTGAACGGCATAGAGGAAATGTACCCCAAATGGAATGGTATGAGTTTTCAGCTTGTACAGGGTCAACTCTTGGCATTTTTTGTTTAGTAGCATATGCTTTTCAAGAGGGGTTTGAAGAGAATCAAGCTAAACAAATTATGGAAAGCTATTTTCCTTATATCCAGGGTCTTCACATCCTGCTTGATTATTTAATTGACCAAGAAGAGGATAAACAGGGTGGAGACTTGAATTTTTGTAGCTATTATTCGTCAGAAGAAGTCATGATCAAAAGATTGGAGTACTTCGTTGAGAAGGCAGATACTCATTTAAAAGGGATTCCACATGAGAATTTTCATCGCTTGATTAATCGGGGATTACTTGGAGTTTATTTATCAGATGATAAGGTTGCATCAAGGAAAGAGCTAAATAAATTAGCAAAGAGATTAATAAAGTTAGGTGGATTAACCTCCTTTTTCTTTTATTTTAATGGAAGAGCATATCGTACAATTCAAAAATTCCCTTGGAAAAAAAGTTCATAA
- a CDS encoding alpha/beta hydrolase: MWKWEAETDDVKGCIVIVHGAAEHHGRYKMLVEMWRLAGYHVVIGDLPGQGTTTRRRGHIESFDEYIKEVNEWITEAKKFGVPLFLLGHSMGGLIVIRALQEKHHDVKAVILSSPCLGILFKPNKALELASKGLNLIMPSFKVQSQLNVALATRSKAVQELDENDSLYVTKVSVRWYRELKKAMEEAQNQVGKFQDVPLLLMQGGADKIVDKSLVKAWFNKVDLHEKSYKEWKGLYHEIFNEPEQEIVFETAKRFFDSHSHDQK; encoded by the coding sequence ATGTGGAAATGGGAAGCTGAAACTGATGATGTAAAGGGATGTATTGTTATTGTCCATGGAGCTGCTGAACATCATGGTCGCTATAAAATGCTTGTAGAAATGTGGAGATTAGCTGGATATCATGTTGTAATCGGTGATTTACCAGGTCAGGGAACTACAACTAGAAGAAGAGGACATATAGAATCTTTTGATGAATATATAAAAGAAGTGAATGAGTGGATTACGGAAGCAAAGAAATTTGGTGTTCCGCTATTTTTATTAGGTCATAGCATGGGAGGGCTTATTGTTATTCGTGCCTTGCAGGAAAAGCATCATGATGTGAAGGCGGTTATTTTGTCTTCTCCTTGCCTAGGAATATTATTTAAGCCTAATAAGGCGCTTGAGCTCGCTTCAAAAGGCTTGAATTTAATTATGCCATCTTTTAAAGTACAGTCACAATTGAATGTTGCTCTTGCTACTCGAAGTAAAGCTGTACAGGAGCTTGATGAAAATGATTCTTTATATGTGACAAAGGTCTCCGTAAGATGGTACCGTGAGTTAAAAAAGGCTATGGAAGAAGCACAAAATCAGGTTGGGAAATTTCAAGATGTACCGTTACTTCTTATGCAAGGCGGAGCAGACAAGATTGTTGATAAGTCACTTGTGAAAGCATGGTTTAACAAAGTAGATCTTCATGAGAAAAGTTACAAAGAGTGGAAAGGGCTTTATCATGAAATTTTTAATGAGCCAGAGCAAGAAATTGTTTTCGAAACGGCAAAGAGGTTTTTTGACTCCCATTCACATGATCAAAAGTAA
- a CDS encoding gamma carbonic anhydrase, translated as MIYPFKDKEPQISESAFIADYVTITGDVIVGDESSIWFQTVIRGDVSPTIIGKRVNIQDLCCLHQSPNKPLILEDDVTVGHSVILHSSIIRKKALIGMGSIILDGAEIGEGAFIGAGSLVPPGKKIPPNTLALGRPAKVVRSLTQEDIKDMERIRREYVEKGQYYKSIKKDKHRE; from the coding sequence ATGATTTATCCATTTAAAGACAAAGAGCCCCAAATCTCTGAATCAGCTTTCATTGCAGATTATGTAACAATTACTGGTGATGTAATTGTCGGAGACGAATCAAGCATATGGTTTCAAACAGTCATTCGCGGAGATGTTTCACCAACAATTATAGGAAAGCGTGTGAATATTCAGGATTTATGTTGTCTTCATCAAAGTCCTAACAAACCACTAATCCTTGAAGATGACGTGACTGTTGGCCATAGTGTCATTCTACATAGTAGCATTATTCGCAAGAAAGCTTTAATTGGTATGGGTTCCATCATTTTAGATGGTGCAGAAATTGGTGAAGGAGCCTTTATTGGAGCAGGTAGTCTTGTTCCTCCCGGAAAAAAAATACCCCCTAACACGCTTGCTCTTGGTCGACCAGCAAAGGTTGTAAGATCACTAACTCAAGAAGATATAAAAGATATGGAACGAATCCGTCGCGAATATGTTGAAAAAGGACAATATTATAAATCCATAAAAAAAGATAAGCACCGTGAATAA
- a CDS encoding phosphatase PAP2 family protein, translating into MKTRLLSNMYDFECRLFRSVNRHFDQKILNFYFRNITHLGGAIITITVCLCLMFFTKGNVQTTSIASGLSLLLSHLPVAMVKKLYPRKRPYIALVETKVPANPLEDHSFPSGHTTAIFSVIIPFILFMPQFALILLPVAISVGLSRMYLGLHYPSDVLAGCLLGSSAGFVSYTICHEILYKGLL; encoded by the coding sequence ATGAAAACAAGGCTTTTATCGAACATGTATGATTTTGAATGCAGGCTGTTTCGAAGTGTGAACCGTCATTTTGACCAAAAGATTCTAAATTTCTATTTTCGCAATATTACACATCTTGGTGGAGCTATTATCACAATCACGGTTTGTCTTTGTCTTATGTTTTTCACAAAAGGTAACGTACAAACTACAAGCATTGCTAGTGGGTTATCACTTCTTTTAAGTCATCTTCCCGTGGCAATGGTTAAAAAACTGTATCCACGTAAAAGACCTTACATTGCACTTGTAGAAACAAAAGTGCCTGCAAATCCATTGGAAGATCATTCCTTTCCATCAGGACATACAACAGCTATTTTTTCTGTCATCATTCCATTTATTTTATTTATGCCACAATTTGCACTCATTCTTTTACCAGTTGCTATAAGTGTAGGTTTATCAAGAATGTATCTTGGGTTACATTACCCTTCAGATGTTCTGGCTGGATGTTTACTCGGGAGCTCTGCTGGATTTGTTAGCTACACAATTTGCCATGAAATATTGTATAAGGGCCTTCTTTAA
- a CDS encoding glycosyltransferase family 4 protein yields MRIAIFTDTFAPDVNGVARTLKRFTDYLEHNGYEFRVFAPESTNESLFSSHIHRFTSLPFFLYPECRLALPNMLHVKSELQKFKPDLIHVATPFNIGLCGLHYAKKLNIPLVGSYHTDFDQYLEYYDFQFLSKFLWKYMHWFHKPLRKIFVPSKETLEQLKRKGFSNLHIWGRGVECQLFHPNYPSEEIRYKYRIKEKYILSYVGRLAPEKDIETLMNITQSLPQNMKNHIHWLIVGDGPSKEDMQKKAPENMTFAGYLNGVDLAKVYAASDLFVFPSPTETFGNVVLEALASGTPVIGANSGGVKNIIKENQTGHLCEPRNVEQFTNAIIHLLTNHSLKTQMGKEARQYALSQTWDQIFEGLLTEYEDALIEKKIIRYA; encoded by the coding sequence ATGAGAATAGCTATTTTCACAGATACTTTTGCACCAGATGTAAATGGGGTTGCAAGAACATTAAAGAGATTTACAGACTATCTAGAACACAATGGCTATGAATTTAGAGTTTTTGCACCAGAAAGTACAAATGAAAGCTTGTTTTCAAGTCATATCCACCGTTTCACAAGCTTACCATTTTTTTTGTATCCAGAATGTAGATTAGCTCTTCCCAATATGCTACATGTAAAGTCAGAGCTCCAAAAATTTAAGCCAGATTTAATCCATGTTGCCACACCTTTTAATATAGGTCTTTGCGGACTGCATTATGCTAAAAAGCTAAACATCCCGCTTGTTGGATCCTACCACACTGATTTTGATCAATATTTGGAGTACTATGATTTTCAATTTCTATCTAAGTTTCTTTGGAAGTATATGCATTGGTTTCACAAACCTCTACGCAAAATCTTTGTTCCATCTAAAGAGACCCTGGAACAATTAAAGAGAAAAGGGTTTTCCAACCTTCATATTTGGGGAAGAGGAGTTGAGTGTCAATTATTTCATCCTAATTACCCTAGTGAAGAAATTCGTTATAAATATCGTATTAAAGAAAAATATATTTTATCCTACGTTGGCCGTTTAGCTCCTGAAAAGGATATTGAAACTCTTATGAATATCACACAAAGCCTTCCTCAGAATATGAAGAATCATATTCATTGGTTAATTGTAGGAGATGGACCATCTAAAGAAGATATGCAAAAGAAAGCTCCTGAAAACATGACATTTGCTGGCTACTTAAATGGTGTGGATCTCGCAAAAGTATATGCTGCATCAGATTTATTTGTCTTTCCATCTCCAACGGAAACATTCGGAAATGTCGTTTTAGAAGCCCTTGCTTCAGGTACACCAGTCATAGGAGCTAATTCTGGTGGAGTTAAAAATATTATCAAAGAAAATCAAACCGGACATTTATGTGAACCAAGGAACGTGGAACAATTTACAAATGCTATTATTCATTTATTAACTAATCATTCTTTAAAAACACAAATGGGAAAAGAGGCACGTCAATATGCTCTTTCTCAAACATGGGATCAAATCTTTGAAGGACTATTAACAGAATATGAAGATGCATTAATTGAAAAGAAGATTATTCGCTATGCATAA
- a CDS encoding FixH family protein: MKLKIVISSLVISILLAAGCQQSAEPQHTNHSEEVEVKAPKVEILANVHTNPNQQETISANVYYGEELVDDAEVTFEIKKGEEESEKILAELTDTGTYSIDYIFDDPGVYQVIAHTNVKGYHTMPTVDIQVGEGT, from the coding sequence ATGAAGCTTAAGATCGTGATAAGTAGCCTAGTGATAAGTATACTTCTTGCAGCAGGCTGCCAGCAATCTGCTGAACCTCAGCATACTAATCATTCAGAAGAAGTTGAAGTGAAGGCACCAAAAGTTGAAATACTAGCGAATGTACATACAAATCCAAATCAACAAGAAACAATTAGTGCGAATGTATATTACGGCGAAGAACTTGTTGATGATGCCGAAGTAACATTTGAAATAAAAAAAGGTGAAGAAGAATCCGAGAAAATTTTGGCGGAACTAACAGATACCGGTACTTATTCAATTGATTATATTTTCGATGACCCTGGAGTTTATCAAGTAATAGCACATACTAATGTAAAAGGATACCATACAATGCCAACGGTTGATATTCAAGTTGGTGAAGGTACCTGA
- a CDS encoding response regulator transcription factor codes for MLNKKILVVDDEPEMRELVNLYLRKEGYEVLQAEDGDEALTFLPQFSPHLILLDVMMPKIDGFTLGKQIQEEYSIPIIFLTARGDEWDRIHGLKLGADDYIVKPFSTGELLARVEAVLRRTSYNTNQLQDNRQNFGSISFELKSRRAFCHEKPLSLTLKEYELLLFLATHKSQVFSREHLLEKIWGIDYTGSERTVDTHIKTLRLKLDAAANSIQTVWGVGYKFEAEM; via the coding sequence ATGCTAAATAAAAAAATTTTAGTCGTTGATGATGAACCTGAAATGAGAGAATTAGTCAATCTTTATTTACGAAAAGAAGGATATGAGGTTTTACAAGCTGAGGATGGTGATGAAGCATTAACGTTCCTTCCTCAATTTTCACCACATTTGATTCTGTTAGATGTGATGATGCCAAAAATAGATGGATTTACACTTGGAAAGCAAATTCAAGAAGAATATAGCATTCCGATTATATTCTTAACAGCACGTGGTGACGAATGGGACCGTATACATGGTCTTAAGTTAGGTGCAGATGATTATATTGTTAAGCCTTTCAGTACAGGTGAACTGCTAGCAAGGGTCGAAGCCGTACTAAGGAGAACAAGCTATAATACAAACCAACTCCAGGATAATCGACAAAACTTTGGTTCAATCTCCTTTGAATTAAAATCCAGAAGAGCATTTTGTCATGAAAAACCCTTATCCTTAACACTCAAAGAGTACGAATTACTTTTATTTCTTGCAACCCATAAATCTCAAGTATTCTCTAGAGAGCATTTACTTGAGAAGATTTGGGGGATTGATTATACAGGAAGTGAAAGAACGGTTGACACCCATATCAAAACATTGAGACTAAAGTTAGATGCTGCAGCAAACAGTATTCAAACAGTTTGGGGGGTTGGCTATAAATTTGAAGCTGAAATGTAA
- a CDS encoding sensor histidine kinase, with protein sequence MKLKCNWSSSSLKTKIRLLFAVILCVSILFSFLFIHYLYRNLYVNEVEQSLLNEGLKLASSYTSGEISDEFKTHLSWYNTISESEILLVNNPRELSACLPFEINHEGLISEEERRNLLRGEHLIKIGYEERFDRQIMGVVVPLLDDNKLVGIIYLYLPLAPIEEVFNRTTPLLIAVGIIFFLVIFKIVNSMSNTILQPIHEMRKYAKELAKGNFKNRIPVRTSDEIGGLSKTFNQMSEALDESDQKKKDFLANVAHELRTPLSYVKGYSEVLQEKLYETEDEAEKYLSLIQRESERMQRLVNDLLDLAQLEGENYPLIKEPIAFSQLVNDTVDRFYHRLQEKQLILQQHLDDEIIIIGSHDRLQQIIYNLLENAIRYSDKPGTISISLSQNQESIFFSIADNGIGMSEEDIMHIGERFYRADKARNRKEGGTGLGLAIVKQLVLLHGGRMEFNSKLGKGTTFTLVFPNELGSNKKGLM encoded by the coding sequence TTGAAGCTGAAATGTAATTGGTCATCTAGTTCGTTAAAAACAAAAATCCGCCTATTATTTGCTGTTATCCTCTGTGTTTCAATCTTGTTTTCATTTTTATTTATTCATTATTTATATCGAAATCTTTATGTAAATGAAGTGGAGCAGTCTCTTTTAAATGAAGGATTAAAGCTAGCAAGTAGTTATACATCAGGCGAAATTTCAGATGAGTTTAAGACCCATCTTAGTTGGTATAACACAATTAGTGAATCAGAGATTTTATTGGTTAATAACCCGAGAGAATTGAGTGCATGTTTACCATTTGAAATTAATCATGAGGGTTTAATTAGCGAAGAAGAGCGAAGAAACTTATTACGTGGAGAGCATTTAATCAAGATAGGCTATGAAGAAAGATTTGACCGACAAATCATGGGTGTTGTCGTGCCCTTACTTGATGATAATAAGTTAGTCGGTATTATTTATCTTTATTTACCGCTTGCCCCTATTGAAGAGGTTTTTAATAGAACAACACCTTTGTTAATTGCTGTTGGCATTATTTTCTTTTTAGTTATCTTTAAAATCGTGAATTCAATGAGCAATACGATTTTGCAACCTATCCATGAGATGAGAAAATATGCTAAAGAACTTGCTAAAGGAAACTTCAAAAATCGAATTCCCGTAAGAACGTCTGATGAAATTGGTGGATTATCCAAAACCTTTAATCAGATGTCAGAGGCATTGGATGAGTCAGATCAAAAGAAAAAAGACTTCTTAGCCAACGTCGCCCATGAACTAAGAACTCCATTAAGTTATGTAAAGGGATATAGTGAGGTGCTTCAAGAAAAACTATATGAAACTGAGGATGAAGCTGAAAAATACCTTTCCCTTATTCAGCGAGAATCTGAGAGAATGCAAAGACTTGTTAATGATTTATTAGATTTAGCTCAGCTTGAAGGAGAAAATTACCCTTTAATAAAAGAGCCTATTGCCTTCTCTCAATTAGTAAATGACACTGTGGATCGATTTTATCATCGTCTCCAAGAAAAACAATTAATCCTTCAGCAACACTTAGACGATGAAATCATTATTATAGGTAGTCATGACCGCCTACAACAAATTATATATAACCTTCTTGAAAACGCAATAAGATACTCAGATAAACCTGGAACGATCTCGATCTCTCTCTCACAAAATCAAGAAAGCATCTTCTTTTCTATTGCTGATAATGGAATCGGGATGTCAGAAGAAGATATTATGCATATTGGTGAACGTTTTTATCGTGCAGATAAAGCAAGGAACCGTAAAGAAGGCGGTACTGGGTTAGGACTAGCTATTGTAAAACAATTAGTTCTTTTGCACGGGGGTAGAATGGAATTCAATAGTAAGCTCGGCAAAGGTACTACGTTTACGCTTGTATTCCCAAACGAACTTGGCTCCAACAAAAAAGGTCTGATGTGA
- the metK gene encoding methionine adenosyltransferase has protein sequence MSKKRLFTSESVTEGHPDKICDQISDSILDAIIAKDPNARVACETSVTTGLVLVAGEITTSTYVDIPKIVRETIKDIGYTRAKYGFDAETCAVLTSIDEQSADIAMGVDQALEAREGQMSDEEIEAIGAGDQGLMFGFACNETKELMPLPISLAHKLSRRLTEVRKDEILPYLRPDGKTQVTVEYDENNKPVRIDTIVISTQHHPEVTLEQIQRNLKEYVINPVVPAELIDEETKYFINPTGRFVIGGPQGDAGLTGRKIIVDTYGGYARHGGGAFSGKDATKVDRSAAYAARYVAKNIVAAGLADKCEVQLAYAIGVAQPVSISIDTFGTGKVSEEVLVEVVRSNFDLRPAGIIKMLDLRRPIYKQTAAYGHFGRNDLDLPWERTDKADALNKAALQ, from the coding sequence ATGTCTAAAAAACGTCTTTTTACTTCAGAATCTGTAACAGAAGGCCATCCAGATAAGATCTGTGACCAAATTTCAGATTCAATTCTTGATGCAATTATTGCAAAAGATCCAAATGCACGTGTAGCGTGTGAAACTTCTGTTACTACTGGTTTAGTGTTAGTTGCAGGAGAAATTACAACTAGTACGTATGTAGATATCCCAAAAATTGTCCGTGAAACAATCAAAGACATTGGTTACACTCGTGCTAAGTATGGTTTTGATGCGGAAACTTGTGCTGTATTAACATCAATCGATGAGCAATCAGCAGATATCGCTATGGGTGTAGACCAAGCTCTAGAAGCTCGTGAAGGTCAAATGTCAGATGAGGAAATTGAAGCAATTGGTGCAGGGGACCAAGGTTTAATGTTCGGGTTTGCATGTAATGAAACAAAAGAATTAATGCCACTTCCAATTTCGTTAGCACATAAATTATCACGTCGCTTAACAGAGGTTCGTAAAGATGAAATTCTTCCATACTTACGTCCTGATGGAAAAACACAGGTAACTGTTGAATATGATGAAAATAATAAACCAGTTCGTATTGATACAATTGTTATTTCAACTCAACATCATCCTGAAGTTACACTTGAGCAAATCCAGCGTAACCTAAAAGAGTATGTTATTAATCCTGTTGTTCCTGCAGAATTAATTGATGAAGAAACAAAATACTTTATTAATCCAACAGGTCGCTTCGTTATTGGTGGACCACAAGGAGATGCTGGATTAACTGGACGTAAAATCATTGTTGATACTTACGGTGGATATGCACGTCATGGCGGTGGAGCATTCTCTGGTAAAGATGCAACAAAGGTTGACCGTTCTGCAGCATATGCAGCTCGCTATGTAGCGAAAAACATCGTTGCAGCTGGTTTAGCTGATAAATGTGAAGTTCAATTAGCATATGCAATTGGCGTAGCACAGCCAGTATCTATTTCAATTGATACGTTCGGAACAGGAAAAGTTTCTGAAGAAGTATTAGTAGAAGTTGTTCGCAGTAATTTCGATTTACGTCCTGCTGGAATTATTAAAATGCTTGACTTAAGACGTCCTATTTACAAACAAACTGCAGCTTACGGACATTTTGGCCGTAATGATCTTGATCTTCCTTGGGAAAGAACAGATAAAGCAGATGCTTTAAATAAAGCTGCATTACAATAA
- the pckA gene encoding phosphoenolpyruvate carboxykinase (ATP) gives MNITDITNELNQLVNGENAKHNLSVAQLVEKVLERKEGLLTSTGAIRATTGAYTGRSPEDKFIVDESSVKSKINWGPVNQPISEEAFDRLYSKMISHLKKRDEIFIFDGFAGADPRFQLPLKIINEFAWHNLFASQLFIKDQEQENESKELPFTILSAPHFKADPEVDGTKSETFIIISFEKRTILIGGTEYAGEMKKSVFSVMNLLLPENNILPMHCSANVGFEGDVALFFGLSGTGKTTLSADPNRRLIGDDEHGWSTSGIFNIEGGCYAKCINLTKEKEPQIFNAIRYGSVLENVVVDDDTREADYSSSFFTENTRAAYSLTAIDKAIIPSIAGHPQTIVFLTADAFGVLPPISKLTKEQAMYHFLSGYTSKLAGTERGVTAPETTFSTCFGSPFLPLKATRYANMLGQKIDEHEVQVFLVNTGWTGGAYGVGKRMNLKYTRAMVQAAVEGDLDHIETVKDEVFGLNIPIHVPGVPDDVLQPHKTWSSQDEYLVKAIELATEFKDNFKKFNSLSNDIEKLGGPIRYN, from the coding sequence ATGAATATTACAGATATAACAAATGAGCTTAATCAGCTTGTTAATGGGGAGAATGCAAAACATAATTTATCAGTTGCACAGCTTGTTGAGAAAGTACTTGAACGTAAAGAAGGATTATTAACATCAACAGGTGCAATTCGAGCAACAACCGGAGCTTATACCGGGAGATCACCAGAGGATAAGTTTATTGTAGACGAAAGTTCAGTAAAAAGTAAAATAAATTGGGGTCCAGTGAATCAGCCTATTTCAGAAGAGGCATTTGATCGCTTATACAGTAAAATGATTTCACACCTTAAGAAACGAGATGAAATCTTTATATTTGATGGATTTGCAGGTGCTGACCCTCGCTTTCAGTTACCACTAAAAATTATAAATGAGTTTGCCTGGCATAATCTTTTTGCAAGTCAACTGTTTATTAAAGACCAAGAACAAGAAAACGAGTCAAAGGAACTACCTTTTACTATTTTATCAGCTCCTCATTTTAAAGCTGATCCAGAAGTTGATGGTACAAAATCAGAAACATTCATTATCATTTCCTTTGAGAAAAGAACGATTTTAATCGGTGGCACTGAATATGCTGGCGAAATGAAGAAATCTGTATTCTCAGTTATGAATTTATTATTACCTGAAAATAACATCCTCCCTATGCATTGCTCAGCAAATGTTGGCTTTGAAGGTGATGTTGCTCTGTTTTTTGGACTTTCTGGCACAGGGAAAACAACGTTATCTGCTGACCCTAACCGTCGTTTAATTGGTGATGATGAACATGGATGGTCTACTTCTGGCATTTTTAATATTGAAGGTGGTTGCTATGCAAAGTGTATCAACTTAACGAAAGAAAAAGAACCACAAATTTTTAATGCTATCCGTTATGGATCAGTTCTTGAAAATGTCGTTGTTGATGATGACACAAGAGAAGCTGATTACAGCAGTTCCTTTTTCACAGAAAATACTCGAGCTGCCTACTCACTAACTGCTATTGACAAAGCAATTATCCCAAGTATTGCTGGTCATCCACAAACGATTGTCTTTTTAACTGCAGATGCTTTTGGAGTATTACCGCCAATTAGTAAGTTAACAAAAGAACAAGCAATGTATCACTTCCTGAGTGGATACACAAGCAAATTAGCAGGAACAGAGCGTGGCGTAACAGCTCCTGAAACTACGTTCTCTACTTGCTTTGGCTCTCCATTCCTACCACTGAAAGCAACACGTTACGCTAATATGCTTGGTCAAAAAATTGATGAACATGAAGTTCAAGTATTCTTAGTAAACACTGGTTGGACCGGAGGAGCATACGGTGTTGGTAAACGGATGAATCTCAAGTATACAAGAGCTATGGTTCAGGCTGCAGTTGAAGGTGACCTTGATCACATTGAAACCGTAAAGGATGAAGTATTTGGTTTAAATATTCCAATTCATGTACCAGGGGTTCCTGACGATGTATTGCAGCCACACAAAACATGGAGCTCTCAAGATGAATACCTTGTCAAAGCAATCGAATTAGCTACAGAATTTAAAGATAACTTCAAGAAATTCAATAGTTTATCTAACGATATCGAGAAATTGGGCGGTCCAATTCGTTATAACTAG
- a CDS encoding CBO0543 family protein produces the protein MRKHQFEKNTLKFLLLFGLISVFKIIKKPPMKDWLIIFLFKGYISSIMDNLLIHRGYIKYPVKLFKSFDISFIYDYLLFPLSCVYYNQLTKTSSIPKILLKVFYFSIPMALAEHWLEANTKLVKFKRGWNSLSSFASITITFLIVRTFIAFVRKADDTHVPKVE, from the coding sequence TTGAGAAAACACCAGTTTGAAAAAAACACACTCAAATTTCTATTATTATTTGGGCTTATTTCAGTTTTTAAAATTATTAAAAAGCCACCTATGAAGGATTGGTTAATTATCTTCCTTTTTAAAGGGTATATTTCTTCCATAATGGACAATCTTCTAATTCATCGTGGATATATAAAATACCCAGTAAAACTATTTAAATCTTTTGATATAAGCTTTATCTATGATTATTTACTGTTTCCTCTATCTTGTGTGTATTACAATCAATTAACGAAAACCTCTAGCATTCCTAAGATTCTTTTAAAAGTGTTTTATTTCAGCATTCCAATGGCATTAGCCGAACATTGGCTTGAAGCTAATACAAAATTGGTCAAATTCAAAAGAGGCTGGAACAGTTTATCAAGCTTTGCATCAATAACAATAACCTTTCTTATCGTAAGAACTTTCATTGCTTTTGTAAGAAAAGCTGATGATACACATGTTCCTAAAGTCGAATAA